Proteins from a single region of Streptomyces vinaceus:
- a CDS encoding PQQ-binding-like beta-propeller repeat protein yields MANLERLTRIVNSPGRGLLGADARGGLHWLDRDLNVLRSSNSSAPAQDPAGDPIYAVTFVDDWIVTRDKTGTISRWHADTLRLSDRLDAAATADASLLLEGEQPAPTMLRGIGVWDGKLYTNNGYFQVVVIDLETFTVERITEWPHGYDMLEWFCTDAPGVHAVSDRSGRIHLGSLPELSFPTVVQVDTSNVHRVVYDARHNRLWALGDAGLGETRNIANGVITVGLDGTVGERFDYARNDVEGLVFSPDFSTAYTGGFDGELLIFDNTDPELRVAKRVGGFSHQIIDITVDEYGDVYTLTQDGEVTALTADGAVRTRLGYERQCVWDLQPVPGDDRALLAATDDGTAVLRLVEQVPGHPALVLTGQEFSGLGFTRRLVTLDDGWAGVFWPGTVRRVSAAGQVLWERRMPAVSHTLSRSPDGGRLLVACNAGAIELDAATGVELSRIDDLPASAWASAYLEDGSRLIATRNGVMTAYSADGEATWTTGLGGYPKRLLTDGDRVRATGGGGIKEFKVGEPQLDQRFTELLDNTSENCVIADGVLVAITYGLQVAAYDHATGELLGLHEDLPDFPKGMALLRGQDGTAYVVIGGRGGFLRLYRLDREREDSVLTAVRDLWLPASTGDYPNAGAR; encoded by the coding sequence ATGGCGAACCTGGAGCGCCTGACCCGCATCGTGAACAGTCCCGGCCGGGGCCTCCTGGGCGCGGACGCCCGCGGCGGTCTGCACTGGCTCGACCGCGATCTCAACGTGCTGCGTTCGTCCAACTCCTCCGCCCCGGCGCAGGACCCGGCCGGCGACCCGATCTACGCCGTCACCTTCGTCGACGACTGGATCGTCACGCGCGACAAGACGGGCACGATCTCCCGCTGGCACGCCGACACCCTGCGGCTCTCCGACCGCCTCGACGCCGCCGCGACCGCCGACGCCTCGCTGCTCCTCGAAGGCGAGCAGCCCGCGCCCACCATGCTCCGCGGCATCGGCGTCTGGGACGGCAAGCTCTACACGAACAACGGGTACTTCCAGGTGGTCGTCATCGATCTGGAGACCTTCACCGTCGAGCGGATCACCGAGTGGCCGCACGGCTACGACATGCTCGAATGGTTCTGCACCGACGCCCCCGGCGTGCACGCCGTCTCCGACCGCTCCGGCCGCATCCACCTCGGCTCGCTGCCGGAGCTCTCCTTCCCGACGGTCGTCCAGGTCGACACGTCCAACGTCCACCGGGTCGTCTACGACGCCCGCCACAACCGCCTGTGGGCCCTCGGCGACGCCGGCCTGGGGGAGACCCGCAACATCGCCAACGGCGTGATCACGGTCGGTCTCGACGGCACCGTCGGCGAACGCTTCGACTACGCGCGCAACGACGTCGAAGGCCTCGTCTTCTCGCCCGACTTCTCCACCGCGTACACCGGCGGCTTCGACGGCGAGCTGCTGATCTTCGACAACACCGACCCCGAACTGCGCGTGGCCAAGCGGGTCGGCGGCTTCAGCCACCAGATCATCGACATCACCGTCGACGAGTACGGAGACGTCTACACCCTCACCCAGGACGGCGAGGTGACCGCGCTGACGGCGGACGGCGCCGTACGCACCCGGCTCGGCTACGAGCGCCAGTGCGTGTGGGACCTCCAGCCCGTCCCGGGTGACGACCGCGCCCTGCTGGCGGCCACCGACGACGGCACCGCCGTACTGCGCCTGGTCGAACAGGTCCCGGGCCACCCGGCGCTCGTCCTGACCGGACAGGAGTTCTCGGGCCTCGGCTTCACCCGCCGCCTCGTCACCCTCGACGACGGCTGGGCGGGAGTCTTCTGGCCGGGGACCGTACGCCGCGTCTCCGCCGCCGGCCAGGTGCTGTGGGAGCGGCGGATGCCCGCCGTCTCGCACACGCTCAGCCGGTCCCCCGACGGCGGCCGGCTGCTCGTCGCCTGCAACGCCGGCGCGATCGAGCTCGACGCCGCGACCGGTGTAGAGCTGTCCCGGATCGACGACCTGCCCGCCAGCGCCTGGGCGAGCGCCTACCTGGAGGACGGCAGCCGGCTCATCGCCACCCGCAACGGGGTGATGACCGCCTACTCCGCGGACGGCGAGGCCACCTGGACCACCGGACTCGGCGGCTACCCCAAGCGCCTCCTGACCGACGGCGACCGGGTACGCGCCACCGGTGGCGGCGGCATCAAGGAGTTCAAGGTCGGTGAGCCCCAACTCGACCAGCGCTTCACCGAACTGCTCGACAACACCAGTGAGAACTGCGTCATCGCCGACGGCGTCCTCGTCGCGATCACGTACGGCCTCCAGGTCGCGGCGTACGACCACGCAACCGGTGAACTCCTCGGGCTCCACGAGGATCTGCCCGACTTCCCCAAGGGCATGGCCCTGCTGCGCGGCCAGGACGGCACCGCGTACGTCGTCATCGGCGGCCGGGGCGGATTCCTCCGGCTCTACCGGCTGGACCGCGAGCGCGAGGACAGCGTCCTGACCGCCGTGCGCGACCTGTGGCTGCCCGCCTCCACCGGCGACTACCCGAACGCCGGCGCACGATGA